The uncultured Methanomethylovorans sp. genome contains a region encoding:
- a CDS encoding disaggregatase related repeat-containing protein, translating to MRTKNVISLSIIVFLTIIPLTECSLNSSISSIDMDDPQYYNWDFTQNDTQTIGLDFYENNTENSELNITYIEDQTNLRLDFAASYAALKTPVVYVDTDGTGNYNCDGTNDHVQLNQALAYIDGRGGGTVYLRGPNTYWIDSTLYIGANTVLTGDSSAEIKLVPKAGWSADVPMIANIGTDDGITITGFTIDGNSANQGVPLGAGYYNLIYFDGANNIEVSNMRLEWGCGDGLKIKSGSNIKFIYNDVYKLGHDALYAMGCSNVEHAYNTIMTRTNSGCRYSDGCTDSTIHDNLIYSSLSDGSTGPAIQIGTSSTSSCVFDDIEVYNNRIHSIKGAGIWISANYQDNVIHARDVYIHHNTFTKVGQYSSNTGFSNAAIVLGDFQNTIIENNVFDDGGHAAVKYFLRSGRRQQQTQFTTYVRNNIIMNSDGVSSITGSGVGIWNTNPTYSKFVVQNNDIYNNKNGQTYGSGFTMSNNLNVDPLCVDSTDSNAGSRDYHLKSKAGHYSSGKWVTDSASSPLIDAGYYSSSYSNEPSPNGGRVNIGRYGHTAQASKSGSSTSTTDYEPVANAGADQNVTIGSAINFDGSASTDDKGIASYSWDFDESNGITSEATGKTATKTYTTAGTYTVTLTVTDTSGQESTDTLKVVVNNAVSNQIDDSLNVYDNRLREANPTTVYSDSAYLDIGKSTSTCRDLMWFDLSEYNTTDTISKATLSLYWYYPSSTARTSDTVIEVYRPVAWDPEYVSWNYRTSGTAWNTAGGSWYDKNGVSQGSTPYASLTFPASTVPGNKYYDFDVTELVKEYISGKYTNTGFFIKAKTESGNYIAFYSSESSNAAQKPKLTVTTDFIVDASPIANAGANKTVTTGSSVSFDGSASTDDKGIASYSWDFDASNGITSEATGKTATKTYSSAGNYTVTLTVTDTNGQESTDTVNVVVSTAPVTNTGFNIDTYDNRLREASPTTVYADSTYLDIGKSTSASRDLMWFNLSEYSTTDIVSKATLSLYWYYPAGATRTSATVVEVYRPLEWDPKYVTWTSRTSTSAWTTAGGNWYDKNGVAQGSTPYASLTFPASTVPGNKYYEFDVTQLVQEYISGKYTNTGFFLKAKTESGNYIAFYSSESSNAAQKPKLTVTTGSVADASPIANAGADKTVTTGSSVSFDGSASTDDKGIASYSWDFDASNGITSEATGKTAIKTYTTAGTYTVTLTVTDTSGQKSTDTVKVVVSAPVDKAPVANAGADKTVTRGTAVSFTGGLSTDDKGIASYSWDFDASNGITSEATGKTATKTYTTAGTYTVTLTVTDTSGQKSTDTVKVIVSAPVDKAPVANAGADKTVTRGTAVSFTGSLSTDDKGIVSYRWDFDASNGITNEATGMRATKTYTKAGTYTVTLTVIDTIGQRSTDTLKVVVK from the coding sequence ATGAGGACGAAAAACGTAATTAGCTTGTCGATTATTGTTTTTTTAACAATAATCCCTCTGACAGAATGTAGTCTGAACAGTTCTATTTCATCTATTGACATGGATGATCCTCAATACTACAATTGGGATTTTACACAAAACGATACTCAAACTATAGGACTTGACTTTTATGAAAATAATACAGAAAACTCCGAGTTGAATATTACTTATATTGAAGATCAAACAAATCTAAGATTGGACTTTGCAGCAAGTTATGCAGCCTTAAAAACACCGGTCGTTTATGTTGATACAGACGGAACCGGGAATTACAACTGCGACGGAACAAATGATCACGTTCAATTAAATCAAGCCTTAGCATATATAGATGGACGTGGTGGTGGTACTGTATATTTACGCGGTCCAAATACTTACTGGATTGACAGCACTTTGTATATAGGTGCAAATACAGTACTCACAGGTGACTCCTCAGCTGAGATCAAATTAGTTCCAAAAGCTGGTTGGTCCGCAGATGTACCTATGATCGCAAATATTGGAACTGATGATGGTATCACTATAACAGGTTTCACAATAGATGGAAACAGTGCGAATCAGGGAGTGCCACTAGGTGCTGGATATTACAACCTGATATATTTTGATGGTGCTAATAACATTGAAGTTTCAAACATGCGCCTTGAATGGGGATGTGGCGACGGACTGAAAATTAAGAGTGGCAGTAATATAAAATTCATTTACAACGATGTATATAAACTCGGTCATGATGCACTTTATGCTATGGGATGCAGCAATGTAGAACATGCTTACAACACCATCATGACAAGAACAAACAGCGGATGCAGATATTCAGATGGTTGTACAGATTCTACGATTCACGATAATCTGATCTATTCCTCGCTTTCTGATGGATCAACAGGCCCTGCAATTCAGATAGGTACCTCTTCAACATCCAGCTGTGTATTTGATGATATCGAAGTATACAACAACCGTATCCACAGCATTAAAGGTGCAGGTATCTGGATATCCGCAAACTATCAGGATAACGTAATACACGCTCGTGATGTGTATATTCATCACAATACCTTTACAAAAGTCGGACAGTACTCAAGTAATACTGGTTTTAGTAACGCTGCTATTGTTCTAGGAGATTTCCAAAATACCATTATTGAAAACAACGTCTTTGATGATGGTGGACATGCAGCTGTAAAGTATTTCCTGAGGTCCGGAAGGCGTCAGCAACAGACACAATTCACAACTTATGTTAGGAACAACATAATCATGAACAGTGATGGTGTTTCATCTATCACCGGATCAGGTGTGGGTATCTGGAACACAAATCCTACTTACTCTAAGTTTGTAGTCCAGAACAACGACATCTACAACAACAAGAATGGTCAAACCTATGGCAGCGGCTTTACGATGAGCAACAACCTGAATGTTGACCCATTATGTGTTGATTCAACAGATTCAAATGCTGGCTCTCGTGACTACCACCTTAAGAGCAAAGCAGGCCACTATTCAAGTGGTAAATGGGTAACAGATTCAGCAAGCAGCCCATTGATAGATGCAGGGTATTATAGTTCATCCTACAGTAATGAACCTTCACCTAATGGTGGAAGGGTCAACATTGGCAGATATGGTCACACTGCACAGGCATCTAAGAGCGGTTCATCAACTTCAACGACAGACTACGAGCCAGTTGCAAATGCTGGTGCAGACCAGAACGTGACCATAGGTTCCGCTATTAATTTCGATGGAAGCGCCTCTACAGATGACAAAGGCATAGCCTCATATTCATGGGACTTTGATGAATCAAACGGCATAACTTCTGAAGCAACAGGCAAGACTGCTACGAAGACATATACAACCGCAGGCACTTACACGGTAACACTTACAGTTACTGATACAAGCGGACAGGAGTCAACAGATACCTTAAAAGTAGTTGTCAATAACGCAGTTTCAAACCAGATAGATGATTCATTGAATGTCTATGATAATAGGCTGCGCGAAGCAAATCCCACTACTGTTTATTCAGACTCCGCCTACCTTGACATAGGAAAGAGTACAAGCACTTGCAGAGATCTCATGTGGTTTGACCTTAGCGAGTACAACACAACAGACACGATATCCAAGGCAACCCTCTCACTATATTGGTATTATCCTTCATCTACGGCCCGTACTTCTGATACTGTAATTGAAGTTTACAGGCCAGTTGCGTGGGATCCGGAATATGTTAGCTGGAACTACCGTACTTCTGGCACTGCTTGGAACACAGCAGGAGGAAGCTGGTATGATAAAAACGGTGTATCTCAGGGTAGTACACCATACGCATCTCTTACTTTCCCGGCAAGCACAGTGCCTGGGAACAAGTACTATGACTTTGATGTCACAGAGCTCGTAAAGGAATATATAAGTGGCAAGTACACAAACACTGGTTTCTTCATAAAAGCAAAGACTGAGAGTGGAAATTATATTGCTTTCTACAGTTCAGAGTCTTCAAACGCTGCTCAGAAACCGAAATTGACAGTAACTACAGATTTTATAGTAGACGCTTCACCAATTGCAAATGCAGGTGCCAATAAAACTGTAACCACAGGTTCTAGTGTGAGCTTCGATGGTAGTGCCTCTACGGATGATAAGGGAATAGCATCTTACTCATGGGACTTTGATGCTTCAAATGGAATAACATCTGAAGCAACCGGTAAGACAGCTACGAAAACCTATAGTAGTGCAGGTAATTACACAGTCACTTTGACTGTCACCGATACCAATGGACAAGAATCCACAGACACAGTGAATGTAGTCGTCAGTACCGCACCAGTTACAAATACCGGATTTAATATAGATACATATGACAACAGGCTACGTGAAGCAAGTCCAACTACTGTCTATGCAGATTCTACCTATCTTGACATAGGAAAGAGCACAAGTGCTTCAAGAGATTTAATGTGGTTCAATCTTAGTGAATATAGCACAACAGACATAGTATCAAAGGCAACACTTTCTCTCTACTGGTATTATCCTGCAGGTGCTACCCGCACTTCTGCTACAGTAGTTGAAGTTTACAGACCACTTGAATGGGACCCAAAGTATGTAACCTGGACCTCAAGAACCTCAACTTCTGCATGGACAACAGCAGGTGGAAACTGGTACGATAAGAACGGAGTTGCTCAGGGAAGCACACCATACGCATCTCTCACTTTCCCGGCAAGCACAGTGCCTGGCAACAAGTACTATGAATTTGATGTCACACAGCTTGTACAGGAATATATAAGTGGCAAGTACACAAACACTGGTTTCTTCCTTAAGGCGAAGACAGAAAGTGGAAATTACATTGCATTCTACAGTTCAGAGTCTTCAAACGCTGCCCAGAAACCAAAATTGACAGTAACTACAGGTTCTGTAGCAGACGCTTCACCAATTGCAAATGCAGGTGCCGATAAGACTGTAACCACAGGTTCTAGTGTGAGCTTCGATGGTAGTGCCTCTACGGATGATAAGGGTATAGCCTCATATTCATGGGACTTTGATGCTTCAAATGGCATTACTTCTGAAGCCACAGGTAAGACAGCCATAAAGACATATACTACTGCAGGAACTTACACTGTGACACTCACAGTTACCGACACCAGTGGACAAAAATCCACAGACACAGTAAAGGTAGTCGTAAGCGCTCCAGTAGACAAGGCGCCTGTTGCAAATGCCGGGGCAGACAAAACCGTTACCAGGGGTACAGCTGTTAGTTTCACTGGCGGTTTATCCACTGATGACAAGGGAATAGCATCTTACTCATGGGACTTTGATGCTTCAAATGGCATTACTTCTGAAGCCACAGGTAAGACAGCCACAAAGACATATACTACTGCAGGAACTTACACTGTGACACTCACAGTTACCGATACCAGTGGACAAAAATCCACAGACACAGTAAAGGTAATCGTAAGCGCTCCAGTAGACAAGGCACCTGTTGCAAATGCCGGGGCAGACAAAACCGTTACCAGGGGTACAGCTGTTAGTTTCACTGGCAGTTTATCCACTGATGACAAGGGGATAGTCTCTTACAGGTGGGATTTCGACGCTTCAAATGGTATAACTAATGAAGCTACCGGCATGAGAGCTACAAAGACGTATACTAAGGCTGGAACTTACACAGTAACACTAACTGTTATTGATACCATAGGACAGAGATCCACAGACACATTAAAGGTAGTTGTCAAGTAA
- a CDS encoding class I SAM-dependent methyltransferase has product MPSIKASKNATPHLPEDYDTKISSVIPYYTSIHQETINLVKSLPSCPKIWMDTGCGTGSLICKAIAQFPDTKFLMLDPSEGMLEQAKEKLVSCSHERLEFLKASPTQEFFQELEERPNIITAIQCHHYLDRENRAKAVKMCYELLKDDGLFISFENIRPFTEEGISVGKRYWGEYQASHGRSYEEIETHLERFGTEYFPITIEDHLKLLRNSGFRTVELFWYSYMQAGFYGIK; this is encoded by the coding sequence ATGCCTTCAATAAAAGCTTCAAAAAATGCAACACCTCACTTGCCTGAGGATTATGACACGAAGATCTCATCTGTTATTCCCTATTACACATCTATCCACCAGGAAACCATTAACCTTGTAAAATCGCTGCCATCCTGCCCGAAAATATGGATGGATACAGGATGCGGAACAGGTTCGCTTATCTGTAAGGCTATTGCCCAGTTCCCTGATACGAAATTCCTTATGCTTGACCCATCAGAAGGAATGCTGGAGCAGGCAAAGGAAAAGCTGGTATCTTGCAGCCATGAAAGACTTGAGTTTCTGAAGGCTTCACCAACCCAAGAGTTCTTTCAGGAACTCGAAGAAAGACCGAATATTATAACAGCCATCCAGTGCCACCACTACCTCGACCGTGAGAACAGGGCCAAGGCGGTAAAGATGTGCTACGAACTGCTGAAAGATGATGGTCTTTTCATCTCTTTCGAAAACATCAGACCATTTACAGAGGAAGGTATCTCTGTTGGAAAAAGATACTGGGGTGAGTACCAAGCCTCACATGGCAGAAGCTATGAAGAGATAGAAACCCATCTTGAGCGTTTTGGTACTGAATATTTTCCTATTACTATAGAAGATCATCTTAAATTGTTGAGAAATAGTGGTTTTAGGACCGTAGAATTGTTCTGGTATTCATACATGCAGGCTGGTTTCTATGGCATAAAGTAG
- a CDS encoding GNAT family N-acetyltransferase has translation MMVSYEIRDAVAGDYHVIDALAVEAWQVLKEGYDREQWDDMLVSIGKMSKLAEKGQLLVASDKSQIFGAVAYMPPNASNPNIFPESCPSIRMLVTRPAYRNLGIGRRLTEECIRRAKQDDAGCIGLHTSPIMTVALPLYLRMGFVKDKELNPIAGARYARYVLKF, from the coding sequence ATGATGGTGAGTTACGAAATCAGAGATGCGGTTGCAGGAGACTACCATGTAATCGATGCATTGGCGGTGGAAGCATGGCAAGTATTGAAAGAGGGTTACGACCGTGAGCAGTGGGATGACATGCTGGTGTCGATTGGAAAAATGTCCAAGCTAGCTGAGAAGGGGCAACTGCTTGTTGCGTCCGACAAGAGCCAGATTTTCGGAGCTGTTGCGTATATGCCTCCGAATGCTTCTAACCCCAACATTTTCCCGGAAAGCTGTCCATCCATTCGCATGCTGGTAACCCGCCCCGCATATCGCAACTTAGGAATTGGCAGGAGATTGACCGAGGAGTGCATCCGTCGCGCAAAACAGGACGACGCTGGCTGCATCGGTCTGCATACCAGTCCCATTATGACAGTTGCGCTACCTCTTTATCTGCGCATGGGCTTTGTGAAAGACAAGGAGTTAAATCCCATCGCAGGGGCGCGCTACGCACGCTATGTGTTGAAGTTTTAA
- a CDS encoding aldo/keto reductase: MLYRKMPKNEDELSILGFGAMRLPTRSDGSIDEEKATQMVRYAIDNGVNYVDTAWPYHMGESEPFLAHALADGYREKVKLATKMPQWMVKSQADMDYFLDAQLQKLNTDHIDYYLVHSLVGSSWKTVRDLGIAEFLNKAKADGRIINAGFSYHGSGEDFKDIVDDYDWDFCQIQYNFLDENIQAGTKGLEYAASRGLGVAIMEPLRGGNLVDPVPSEVMDIWNEAEIKRSPVQWALCWVWNHPEVTVVLSGMTEPSQVEQNLKATEEGFASSLTDKELYLVERVAEKYRKLMKINCTGCRYCMPCPQNVDIPACFETYNNLFMFGGKDRLMMMYAAKLGGILRGAERNFASQCVQCGQCLGLCPQNLSIPDLLEKVAEEFEGPGLEERMEFAKQLFANDSF; this comes from the coding sequence ATGTTATACAGAAAAATGCCAAAGAATGAAGATGAGCTTTCAATACTTGGTTTTGGCGCCATGCGCCTTCCAACCAGATCTGACGGCAGCATTGATGAAGAAAAAGCGACTCAGATGGTTCGCTATGCAATAGATAACGGCGTCAATTATGTAGATACTGCCTGGCCTTATCATATGGGAGAAAGTGAGCCTTTCCTTGCCCATGCGCTTGCAGATGGGTATAGGGAAAAAGTAAAACTTGCTACGAAAATGCCTCAGTGGATGGTCAAAAGTCAGGCAGATATGGACTATTTCCTCGATGCTCAACTTCAAAAACTCAATACCGATCACATTGATTATTATCTTGTACACAGCCTGGTAGGCAGTAGCTGGAAGACTGTTCGAGATTTAGGAATTGCGGAGTTTCTTAACAAGGCTAAAGCCGATGGACGTATTATCAATGCAGGCTTTTCGTACCATGGTTCTGGAGAGGATTTCAAAGATATTGTAGATGATTATGATTGGGATTTTTGCCAGATTCAGTATAATTTTCTGGATGAAAACATCCAGGCAGGTACAAAAGGACTTGAGTACGCTGCTTCCCGTGGCCTTGGAGTTGCGATCATGGAACCGCTTAGAGGTGGCAATCTTGTGGATCCGGTTCCTTCTGAGGTCATGGACATCTGGAACGAAGCTGAGATCAAGAGAAGTCCTGTGCAATGGGCATTGTGCTGGGTCTGGAACCACCCCGAGGTTACAGTTGTGCTTTCTGGTATGACCGAACCCTCTCAAGTTGAACAGAACCTTAAGGCTACAGAGGAGGGTTTTGCCAGTTCTTTGACTGATAAAGAACTCTATCTTGTGGAAAGGGTTGCAGAGAAATACAGGAAACTTATGAAGATCAACTGTACAGGATGCAGATACTGTATGCCATGTCCTCAAAATGTGGATATTCCTGCTTGCTTTGAGACATATAACAATCTTTTCATGTTTGGTGGAAAGGATAGGTTGATGATGATGTATGCTGCAAAGCTTGGAGGTATTTTGAGAGGAGCTGAAAGGAATTTTGCATCTCAATGTGTGCAATGTGGTCAATGTCTTGGTTTATGTCCTCAAAATTTGTCTATACCTGACCTGCTTGAAAAGGTTGCAGAAGAGTTTGAAGGACCGGGTTTGGAAGAAAGGATGGAATTTGCAAAACAGTTATTTGCAAATGATAGCTTTTAA
- a CDS encoding zinc ribbon domain-containing protein has protein sequence MSGKIEFTRNYSDQSTNQGFQFEFYCDRCGTGYRTRFKASAIGKVTGALDAASGIFGGIFGRAADLSERARSVGWEKAHDDAFLEAMQELKPDFIQCPRCSSWVCKKSCWNDKKGLCKNCAPDIAVEMAAAQSSRTVEEVWAHSKMAEEDREVLKEESWREGVSATCPQCNAPLSDPKVKFCPECGAKIQKEVFCTGCGAKLDPGVKFCGECGTKAQNV, from the coding sequence ATGAGTGGCAAAATAGAATTCACCCGAAATTATTCTGATCAGAGTACTAATCAGGGATTCCAATTTGAGTTTTACTGCGATCGCTGTGGTACTGGTTATAGAACACGTTTTAAGGCATCAGCTATCGGTAAGGTCACTGGGGCGTTAGATGCTGCCAGTGGTATATTCGGTGGTATTTTCGGACGTGCTGCAGATCTCAGTGAAAGAGCACGGTCAGTAGGATGGGAAAAGGCCCATGATGATGCTTTTTTAGAAGCTATGCAGGAATTGAAGCCTGATTTTATCCAGTGTCCTAGATGTTCTTCATGGGTATGCAAAAAAAGTTGTTGGAATGATAAAAAGGGGCTTTGCAAAAATTGTGCTCCTGATATTGCTGTAGAAATGGCAGCTGCTCAATCAAGCCGTACAGTAGAAGAAGTTTGGGCTCACTCTAAGATGGCTGAAGAAGATAGAGAGGTACTGAAAGAAGAAAGCTGGAGAGAAGGTGTAAGTGCTACATGTCCACAGTGTAATGCTCCACTTTCTGATCCTAAGGTCAAGTTCTGTCCAGAATGCGGTGCCAAGATTCAGAAGGAAGTATTCTGTACAGGCTGCGGTGCTAAACTGGACCCAGGAGTAAAATTCTGTGGTGAGTGCGGCACAAAGGCCCAAAATGTATGA
- a CDS encoding 4Fe-4S double cluster binding domain-containing protein, whose protein sequence is MSLQNGLNKIALDNGVQYFGVSDLSKAREFIVEQGGENLSAYPYAISLGIKLIDPIVNKLPHRNERAALLNYKHHAYDVINSRLDMIASILSNHIQEKGYRVLPLPSSKRIDDERICAQFSHKLGAHLAGLGWIGKSCLLITPDNGPRVRWTTILTDAPLSPTGSKMESRCGTCNECVKICPVQAFTGRDFVESESREMMYDAKKCEDYFKEMENNGQISVCGLCVYVCPHGRKKNY, encoded by the coding sequence GTGAGTCTTCAGAACGGATTGAACAAAATAGCATTGGATAATGGAGTTCAGTATTTTGGCGTATCGGACCTATCAAAAGCAAGAGAGTTTATAGTTGAACAGGGTGGTGAGAATCTATCTGCATATCCATATGCAATTTCACTCGGAATAAAACTGATCGACCCTATTGTCAACAAACTCCCACACAGAAATGAGAGGGCTGCGTTATTAAATTACAAACATCATGCCTATGATGTTATCAACTCAAGACTGGACATGATAGCTTCAATCTTGAGCAATCATATTCAGGAAAAGGGTTATAGAGTACTGCCTCTTCCTTCATCAAAAAGGATTGATGATGAAAGGATATGTGCACAGTTCTCTCACAAGCTGGGAGCCCATCTGGCTGGACTGGGCTGGATAGGGAAAAGCTGTCTTCTGATAACCCCAGATAACGGACCAAGGGTTAGATGGACAACAATCCTAACAGATGCCCCCCTCTCACCTACAGGAAGCAAAATGGAAAGCAGATGTGGAACCTGTAACGAATGTGTGAAAATCTGTCCTGTTCAGGCTTTTACAGGAAGGGATTTCGTTGAAAGTGAAAGCAGAGAAATGATGTATGATGCAAAGAAGTGTGAAGACTATTTCAAAGAGATGGAGAACAACGGACAGATATCGGTATGCGGATTATGCGTATATGTCTGCCCTCATGGGAGAAAAAAGAATTATTGA
- a CDS encoding VOC family protein: protein MKFTCPLIAVSNLKTSKRFYEEVLGQKIVLDLGWNVTFSGGFAIQFNFADIVSVDKESVMKRSHNFELYFEEEDFDAFIEHLKKFDDIEYVHQPKKHDWQQRVVRIYDPDKHIIEIGESMVVVAKSFLGQGMSIEEIAKLIQHPVEFVKAVSSGEINAPSYT, encoded by the coding sequence TTGAAATTTACATGCCCTTTAATTGCGGTTAGCAACCTGAAAACTTCTAAACGATTCTATGAAGAAGTACTGGGTCAGAAGATAGTATTAGATCTGGGATGGAATGTCACATTCAGTGGTGGGTTTGCAATACAGTTCAATTTTGCTGACATCGTATCAGTTGACAAAGAATCTGTTATGAAAAGGTCACACAATTTTGAGCTATATTTTGAGGAGGAAGACTTTGATGCTTTCATTGAGCATCTGAAGAAATTTGATGATATCGAATATGTTCACCAACCTAAGAAACACGACTGGCAGCAGCGTGTAGTAAGGATATATGATCCTGACAAACATATTATCGAGATAGGTGAATCCATGGTTGTTGTCGCAAAAAGCTTTTTAGGTCAGGGAATGTCCATTGAAGAAATAGCAAAATTGATCCAGCATCCTGTAGAATTCGTTAAAGCTGTAAGCAGCGGTGAGATAAACGCACCATCATATACCTGA
- a CDS encoding SulP family inorganic anion transporter translates to MDVKTGISGYFKESFLSDLKAGFITAIVALPLAIAFAIASGVEPVMGLYTAVIAGMLVSATGGSKYSITGPTGAMTVIILSTLNSYGLEGLLLAGFLAGIFQILFGLFKLGKVVKYIPLPVISGFTSGIGAIILIGQIPNALGMVIPAKEYAWETIVAIVQNISAANSNAMLICAATIALLLFLPGILAKIKYLNSLPASIVALILSVLLIYYVKIEIPIVGSIPAGLPTLQMINLNPHLVLTVLPAALTIALLGTIEALLCAVVCDGMTNTKHDSNKELMGQGLGNLILPFFSGIPCTAAIARSAVNIREGAKTRMSGIIHALILFTILLFFGPIAAFIPKAYLAGVLILVSLRMINITELKTTMRISKMDTLVLVATFVLTVFTNLVFAVQMGMFLAVILLFIRLTNVIDIQTMENYDKSTGINATIFADPYLEKNISVYTLNGPFFFGAMNVFERKINEHINISRPHIILRMRYVPFIDTTGLERLRSFISMSKRKNQKVYLTSIQPEVMKRMESDEELMELMEKRHVLIFDHTQEALEYVKKQGGSEKVACELK, encoded by the coding sequence ATGGATGTAAAAACCGGGATTTCTGGGTATTTTAAAGAATCGTTTTTAAGTGACCTCAAAGCAGGTTTTATTACAGCTATCGTGGCACTGCCACTTGCTATTGCTTTTGCCATTGCATCAGGTGTGGAACCGGTGATGGGTCTTTATACGGCCGTGATAGCCGGAATGCTTGTATCTGCCACTGGCGGTTCCAAATATTCTATAACAGGACCTACTGGTGCTATGACTGTGATCATCCTGTCCACCCTTAATAGCTATGGATTGGAAGGACTATTACTTGCAGGTTTTCTTGCAGGTATATTTCAGATACTCTTCGGCCTGTTCAAACTAGGTAAGGTAGTCAAATATATCCCATTGCCGGTTATTTCAGGATTCACAAGCGGTATCGGTGCCATCATATTGATAGGCCAGATACCAAACGCATTGGGTATGGTGATCCCTGCAAAAGAATACGCATGGGAAACAATTGTTGCTATTGTTCAGAATATTAGTGCAGCTAACTCTAATGCAATGTTGATATGTGCAGCTACTATAGCGCTCTTGTTGTTCCTGCCTGGAATATTAGCTAAAATAAAATACCTAAATAGCCTTCCAGCTTCCATAGTAGCATTGATTTTATCAGTATTGCTCATATATTATGTGAAGATCGAAATACCTATAGTAGGCAGTATTCCTGCTGGACTTCCAACTTTGCAGATGATAAATCTCAATCCTCATCTGGTGCTAACTGTCCTGCCAGCTGCACTTACTATCGCACTCTTAGGAACTATAGAAGCTTTGCTTTGTGCAGTGGTCTGTGACGGTATGACAAACACAAAGCATGACAGCAACAAGGAACTTATGGGTCAGGGACTTGGAAATCTGATATTGCCTTTTTTCTCAGGAATTCCCTGTACAGCCGCTATCGCAAGGAGTGCGGTTAATATTCGTGAGGGTGCAAAGACCCGAATGTCCGGAATAATCCATGCACTTATATTGTTCACAATACTCCTCTTCTTTGGTCCTATAGCTGCATTCATTCCAAAAGCATATCTTGCAGGAGTACTGATCCTGGTTTCCTTAAGGATGATCAACATAACTGAACTCAAAACCACTATGCGTATCAGTAAAATGGACACTCTGGTCCTAGTTGCAACATTTGTTCTTACTGTGTTCACAAACCTGGTTTTCGCAGTGCAGATGGGCATGTTCTTGGCCGTAATCCTGCTATTCATAAGACTTACAAATGTCATCGACATCCAGACGATGGAAAACTACGACAAATCAACTGGTATTAACGCTACTATCTTTGCCGACCCATACCTGGAAAAGAACATCTCTGTATATACCCTCAATGGACCATTCTTCTTTGGGGCCATGAATGTTTTCGAAAGAAAGATCAATGAGCACATTAACATTAGTAGGCCTCATATAATACTGCGAATGCGCTATGTACCGTTCATAGATACTACAGGCCTTGAGAGGCTTAGAAGCTTCATAAGCATGAGCAAGAGAAAGAATCAGAAAGTTTACCTTACATCAATACAACCCGAAGTGATGAAAAGAATGGAAAGTGACGAAGAGCTGATGGAATTGATGGAAAAGAGGCATGTACTTATATTCGACCATACACAAGAAGCTCTGGAATATGTGAAGAAGCAGGGTGGAAGTGAAAAAGTCGCGTGTGAGCTTAAATAA
- a CDS encoding DUF3303 family protein — MLFMDIMTWDKKDDMELGKRYEEWKYPKGYNVIAEWSDLSSCRVFVVYELENAEAYMAATCPWRDIIKCETIPVMETQKAMEFFAKLV; from the coding sequence ATGTTGTTCATGGACATAATGACGTGGGATAAAAAGGATGACATGGAATTGGGTAAGCGCTATGAGGAATGGAAATATCCTAAAGGATACAACGTAATTGCAGAATGGTCTGATCTATCTTCATGCAGGGTATTTGTGGTGTACGAACTCGAGAACGCAGAGGCCTATATGGCTGCTACATGCCCTTGGAGAGACATTATAAAATGTGAGACTATTCCTGTGATGGAAACTCAGAAAGCTATGGAGTTCTTTGCTAAATTAGTATGA